The Dehalococcoidia bacterium sequence GAAACGGTTTTCGGCCAGCATCTTGCAAGACTGATCATTGCCTGAAAAAGCTCTTTTGAAACCTGATAAGCGCAATTGGGACATTCGAGGTGTTCTTTTTCCCTCAAATGATGTGCATCCATCCCGAATGACTGGTTGCAACAACTGCAAGTTAACGTGAATTCCACTATACATGCCTCCCTTTCATTTAAGTCGAGTTGGCACCTCAAATTGTTTTTCTTTCGATATTCGGCGGAATTGCAGCGAACCTTAAGGCAAAAAGCCTCCGGTGCACCAGCCGGGGGCTTTTTGTTCTGACGGCCGGGAGAGGTTAGGACAGGAACATAATGGCGAGTTAGAAAGCCTCTTCCGCCTATAGAGGCGGGAGTGCTCTGGGCGGGTTGGATAGATTCACTTCTACTTCGGTCTTGGTTTAACCGGGCTATCCGCCAGGTACGCGCATACCCCGTCGCCTTCAATCACCTGCCGTCCGCGTTGTTGCCTGACTCAACACACCCCTATCCTTATCCCTGTTTTCACCACCCCGTCTTTTCAATTTTAAAGTGCAAAATATTTTTCCAGGAAAGTATTGCAAAAAAAGCCAATATAGGATAAAATATCAGCAAAACGAAAAAGGCAAACCTGCTGAAAAGCAGGGACGCAAAGCTACGGGTCTAAAGCGACATACTCGCCAGGACAGCCGGGTTGCCGTTAATAAAAGGCAGAGAGAGCCAGTCTTACTCTGCAAACACAGGCGAAAAAACGGGCCTGCTGACGGTTCAACCGGCGGCAGGCTTTGTTGTTTGCAAGAAGAAAAGAGGGATCGTCAGCGGTGCGTAAAATAAGCCTGTTAATCCTGGTAACTACTATTATGGCTCTGTTTATAGCAGCTTCACCAGCGGGAGCGGATGACGTACCACTATTCAAGGGAATCATTGTTCAGGATCGGGTACTCGCTCCCCTTCGCGCCGTGGCGAAATCTCTCGGAGCAGAAGTAGTTTGGAGCGGCTCTGAGCAGGATATGGCGATTCAGAAAAACGGCGTTGTGATCACGCTTGCCCTTAACAGCAGGAAGGCTGCCGCAGCGGGGAAAGAAATCAAGCTGGACGTGCCTCCCACGCTTGTTGGAGACTTGACCTATGTCCCACTGCGCTTCGTGGCTGAAGCGTTGGGGGCAGAGGTATCCTGGAGCAGCGCGGACAGAACTGCCACCATTGTTGCGGACGGTAAAAAGGTTCGCATATGCGTACCTGGAGAAGCCAGTATTAAACAGTATTCCCACGGAAGAGCCAGGGTTGTGGAAATACCCTGGGGCGCTTCGGTAAAAGCGATGGCGGCGTTTGGTCAGGATCAAATGGGTAAAACGGAAGAACTGGCGTCGCTGGCGAAGCGTTACGGTGCTGTGGCGGCTATAAACGGCGCTTATTTTAACGCTTACGCCGACAGACCAGGCGAGCCGCACGGCGCGCCCTATGGGACTATAATCAAAGACGGAAAGATGCTTCAGAGGGGTTATTACAGGGCCGTTGCGGGCGTTACTGCGGACGGGAGGCTGAAAATAACAGTTTTGTACGACGTGAAAACGAAAAAGGATGGTTCTATCGAGTATATCGTAGATGAAAACGGTAAAAAGGTTGACTGGTCTGACGTAATATCGGGCGTAGAAGCTGGACCGCGTCTTGTCAAAGATGGCAGGGTGGCCGTAGAATTTTCAATTGAAAGTTTCGGTGAGGACAAGATATTGACGCAGGGCGCTCAGCGAAGCGCCATAGGGGTTAAGCCGGATAATACCATTTTGCTGGTGACGGTATCCGGGGTAACAATCCACCAACTTGCCGAGATTATGAAAGAGTTGGGAGCGCAGGATGCCATGAACCTCGACGGCGGGGCCTCTTCGGGGTTGTACTATAGCGGACGGTATGTAACCAGATCGGGGAGGCCGATCAGCAACGCGCTTTTGTTTGTGCCGGCAAAGGAAATCTTGTCATCAGTTAATTAAGGAGAGGGGTGTATTGACATGTTAGCGATAAGATATATATTTGCAATCATGTTACTTTTTATGATATTTTTCCCGCCCGCTTCGTTTGGCGTTGCAACCGCTGCGGACTACAGCGCGCCTTCTATCTTCCTTAATAATCAACCGTTATCCTTTGACGCGCCTCCTGTGGTTGAAAACGGTCGCACCCTGGTGCCGTTGCGGGTTGTTTCTGAATCTCTTGGCGCTACCGTTCTTTGGGATGAGTCTGTCGAGGCTGTAACCGTTGTCAAAGGCAGTACAGCAATCCAGTTAGTCATCGGCGGCCGGACGTATAAAAACGGTATTCTAGTTGAAATAGACGTGCCGGCAAAAATAATAAACGGCCGGACTATGGTTCCGTTACGTTTCGTAGGTGAATCGCTGGGCTGCAGCGTTATATGGCATGGCGAAACCAGAAAGGTTGAGATATTTTCCACAGACGTTGTTATAGAGCGCAACAATGACCGTATGGCCCAAGAAAAAAATCAAATAGATCAGGAAATAGTCACCTTGGCAAAAAGCATCGCGGAGGGCAAGAAAACAGATATGGAAAAAGTCCGCGCGGTGCATGACTGGGTGGCTGGCAACATCTCTTATGACGTGGAATTATATGGCAAGGGGGAGATCACAAGTGAAATGGTCGATCCAGTTCAAGTTTTGAGAAAAAGAAAAAGCGTTTGCTCCGGATACTCGGCCCTTACAGAAAAACTATTGGAGGCTCTGGGTATACCAGCCAGGACGGTAAACGGCTGGGGACGCTGGTATTATGAATCGTGGGAAGAAACGTTCAAGCGGTCTCCGGAAGGAAACCATGCCTGGAACGAAGCGTTTGTGGACGGCAGATGGATAGCGATGGACGTGACATGGGATGCAGGGTATGTGGATATGAAAGTAATGACTTTCACTCGGGAACTTGAGTACAAATATTTCGACCCGGACCCGAAGTTATTTGCTGATAATCATAGAAAAAGTGATGAAAAAACTCGGTGAACCGGGCGACTTGCCCGGTTTCGCTATTATTAGGGGGTGCAAAAGAAAGGAGTTGATGCTATGGAAGATGTCCCCATTGAACCTCCCCCCAATGAATTGGGAGGATTCCGCCGGTAATGACCGGCGGGCAGCCTTGTTCAACTAAGACTACTTGCAAAAAGCCTTCCGTGCGACGTAACGTTTGGAAGACATACTCGCCCCGCGCAGGGCGGGGATTTCAACCTTTCCAGCGCCTCCTTGAAAGGAGCGCCGCCTTTCAACTCTTTGCCCAACTGGTACAGAAGATGGACGCTTACGCCCTTCACCTGTTTTTGAAAGTAGCTCCAGTGCGCCCAGTGATGCCGACGCCTTATCTTCTCCGGTAAGGCCGCCGACAAAACCGGTGGAACCCTTTCTTTGAACCCCATGCCCCGCCGGGCGACGACCAGCGCCGCCGCAACGTGGATAGGGATGCCGCGCTGGACCATGTACTTCAATTTGCCCGCGACCGAGGTGTAGGCCGGATTCACCTTGAAGACGGCCGCGCCTTCCTTATTGGCCCGGGCAATGATGGCGTTTGTCAATATGCGGTAGGCGAACAGGGTAATTTTCCGGTTCCTGCGCTTGTTGCCGTATTTCAACCGGAACTTCGAATCGGTGGTATCCAGATCTTCGATGACGACGGGTTTTCTCTTGATTCTGGCGATTTCCATGATATCCACGGCAACCTGCTCCAGAACCTTGACCGCTTGGCCTTTCGTTAAGCCGTCCAGGTTGTAGGGGATGATTGTCCAGTTAATTAAATTCCCGAACCGGTCGATTTCCACCAGGGCAATGTGGTCGTAGTTCATGTCCAGGCCGATTACGCCGTCGCCCTTAAAGTAGTTGACGTAGGGGTTTTCCGGCGCTTGCACGGTGACTTTGAAGAGGTAGTATTCTCCGCGGTCTTCAATAGCCCAGGCGATTGGCTTTTTCCTTTCGCTCTGGAAGATGAGGGCGGCGTCTACCTCCTTCTGGCCGTATTTGAACACCACCGGTACGGCTACATGGGTTCCGTCCGGCGCGTCGAAGGTCAGCATCTTTGCGGCAAAGTTATATTTAAATACGAAATTGCCATACTTCGCGTCCAGCCTGCCGGAGACCCGCAGGGAGGAGTACCGGGCTTTCCACCATTCTTCCAGCCATGCTTCGTGGTCGTTCCTGGTTTTTTCCACAGTGAACTGCTTTTTAAAAAGGGCTTTCGCGCCGAAGACGCAGCCTTTTAAGAAGCCTTTTTGGAGTTTTTCCAGCTCCTTTTCTGAGCGGATTACTGAATACTCGATGAGTTTTACCCGGTTTTTCAGTCTCTTTATCTCTGGGCGCAAATACCGGTGTTCAAAATCGTAGGTGTTGTAAAACACCAGGGACTTCTTCTTGAAGTCCACGCTGACGACGCCGGACTCGCGTTTGGCGATGTCGGAGCCGCGCCAGGTCTTAAACTTGTTTTTAGTTATGGAGGCAAGCAGTTCCTCGAACCGCTTGATTTTTTTGCTCAACTCTTTGGTTTTGTCTTTTTTAACGCCAACCTGCTCTTTCTTGCCGGCGATGTGTATTTTTTGCAACTCCTTTTGAGAGGAAACCTGAGCTTTTGCCTCCCGGACGGCGGAGTTGGCCCAGTAGTCGTCGAAAGAGAACCGCTCCTTGATCTGGAGGTGTACAGAGGGGCTGTGCTCTACACCGTAGTTGTGAGAGGTCAACAATAGCCTGTACGCCCTATGCTTAGCCCGGTTGAAGTTAATCAAGGCGCTGGCAATAGAATACACCTGTTTTGTCGTCAGGGTGTTTTTGTAGATCCGGTTGGAGAAGTACGTTTTTTCCATGGAATGTGCACCTCAAGAATATTTTATCAGAAAAGCGGGTTGAGAACAAGTGTTTGGAAAACAAAACTAACTATACCGTCTTTCATCCTTCCATTGAAATGGAGGTTATTCCCGGCGGGGTTGATAAGGTTGTAGAAAAATTGGTTGATGTTTTTGAGTTATCTGTGGAAAACATTAAACGTAAAATGAACAACCTACCGGAATACGACGCGGCTGATGAACTAAATGCAGTTTGCGACATCGCAGTGGTTATTTTGTCGGCTTATCGTGCGCTTGACTGATTGTTTTGTGTCACTTTTTAAGATTAGAAAGCCTCGCGTCGATGTTGTAGAGGAGTATGGCAATTGCAGTAAAAGCACAAATATCTCCTCTGCCAGGGTAAGGGAAACTCACTGGGCATTCTTTGGAACAGTCACCCTTTTTAAAAGGGCAGCAGGAACTGTTAGAGTCAGTGTTTTGAGCAGACAGTTTCAGCACATCCTTTCCATATGTAATATGTGGGAATTCTACAAAATTCACAAAAATCCTTTAAGGAGGTACCTATTATGCAAATTGAGTCTATAGAAAGATCTGTCCTTGAACAATGCTGCCATATTGCTCCAGGTCGCGACCCATTTTGGGACATGGCTGAAGAAAACCTGATGAAATCCGTTTCGCACTATATTAATCGTCAAATGCCCGAGGAACAACGGAACATAACTGGCGTTCACAGTTTGTTAAGCGAAAAATCATGGGAAACGAAACTGGACGCTTTTTTCACATCTGTAGATGGTTCTTGTGAGGCAAAATTAGCCTATGAAAGCTACAAGAATACTAACCAATCGATCAAAAACGGTATAATTGCCGGCGTCATACGATGGATTCAAAAAAATCTTCCGAATACCGAATAGTATGATTCTATCCCAACGGTATGCGCATACCTCAGTATCGCCCACCCTCAAGGTATGCGCATACCCTTCCTGCCAATCCCCCAACACACCCCTGTCCTTATCCCTATTTTCACCACCCCGTCTTTTCAACTCAAGATTTCCGTTGTCCTTTTCAAAAACAGCCGATATTTCAAGAAAAAACCAGCTTCACTTAGCAATTTGTCCATATCATACCAAAAAAGCCATATTTGATCGTAGTCGCCTTCATGTGATCCAAACTGCAGTTTGCAATAGTAGATATTATAATATACACTATACTTAAGAACATAAACGGAGGTGATTGCAGATGAATATGATAAACGTAACAGATATACGGATCAGAATACACAACGTATTATCCGATCTGGCAAAGAACGGGGAGCCGATCATAATTGTGCAGAGATCGAAACCTGTAGCCTACATAGTTAGCCCGGAATATTTCATGAAGATGCAGAAACCGGAAGAAGACACGTTAAGTAAAAGCAGGGCGCGGAGCATGGAGAAAATCAGGCAGTTGAGAGAAAAGATAGCCAGGAGAACCGGAGTACAGGAAGATTCCACTCAATTAATACGTGAACTTCGGGAAGGGGTGGGCCGCTATGAATAGTTACGTTTGTCTGGACACGTCGGTTCTTGTGAAAATCCTAGCGCCCGAAGAAGACAGCGACAAGGCCCTGGCCCTTCTGGATAAAGTGACAGAGAACCATCAGATCATTGCGCTCCCGGCCTTCGCCTGGGTTGAGGTAGGGACGGTTTTGCGGAAGAAACGCAGGCGGGACATCCTGGCTGTGCAGGAAACGGATAACCTGTGGCAGGAGTACCAGAAGTTCCCCGGTATAGAGTACCACGACAGCGGGGCGATAATGGAGCGGGCGTGGAAGATCAGCCGCTATTTCGACTTGCCGACGCTATACGACGCGGCTTTCATGGCGGTGGCGGAGGTAACAACCGAAAGGACAGGCGATGTGTGTGAGTTCTGGACAGCGGATGAAAAGCTGGTGAACCTTTTAGGCGGCAGGCGGGAGTATGTGAAACTGTTACGCGAATTTAAATAACATAAAGGAGGTTGATAACCGATGCGTAAATTGAGGAACCTGTTGATCCTGTTAACCCTTATAATGGCCTTATTCGTTATAACCGCTCCGGCGATAGCAGGGAGTTGCTATGCCGGCAATCAGTATGCCCGCTCGAAGGCTCCTTACACCGTGCCTTCGGTGGACGCAAAGTTCATCGTCGGAGAAGCGAGCTACACGGCCAATGGCAAAACAAATGAGATGGACGCCAAAACTTTTATCGAGAATGGCCGGACATACGTCCCCATCCGCTACATCGCCTACGCCCTGGGCGTGCCGGAGAGCGGCGTGGTGTGGGACGAGCCGACCAAAACCGTGCAGTTGATAAGAGGCTACAACGTGCTGAAGTTCCGGGTCGGCAGCAAGGAGAGCAACTTCTACCAGGCTTACTGGGGGTACTGCCCGAACGACAACCCGTGGTACCTTACTTACCAAACCGAGTTCGGCGGCGACGAAACCTACATAAAGAAATGCTATAAAATAATGGACGTAGCCCCCGTAAACCGCGGCGGCAGGGTGTACCTCCCGGCCAGGTACGTGGCCGAAGGCTTCGGGGTGGACGTAGGCTGGGACAACGCCACAAGGACCGTCACTCTCTGGCAGCCTCTGCGGAAGAGCTCGCCTTTCCCGCCCCCGGCGGGGCTGAAAACGCTGGGTTTTCGGATGGGCGACGGGAACGCTTACGTGAACTGCACGGTTAAGACTCATGTAGCCCCGTCGGGCTTCACAAAGATAGACGCCATAGAAGGCGGCACTCCGCTGGCACTGTCCGCCGCGCCGTTTATGACCGATGAAATTTACCTACCTGCTGTAGATACTCTCAAAACCTTGGGCGTGCCGGATGAGAACTTGAGTTGGGACGGCAGAACGCTAAAAATGTTCATGTATCCTGACTATTGGTTTGAGATTGACGCCGGCGGCAACCTGCTGAAGCTGAACGGCTACACGATGGAGTATTGCGATCAGATAAAAGACGAGCTTACCGGCGACCTGGTGAAGGCTAGCGATCTGTACATGATTAACGGAGCGGTTATGCTGGATAGCTATGACCTGGATGATTTCAGAGCGATACTGGACGGTGGGCGTACGGTACATGATGGTGGAATGGAATATCTCCGAGATAAAAAAAGCGGTATAGTATTTTTTAAAAAAGTGGAAGCATAGTTTTGGTCTTTGGAGAGCAGGGCGAACCCCCCTGCTCTTTTTGTTTTTAGTTGAAGGGCTCTATAGGTTTTTTACAAAAAAAAGAACCGACCAGCGCTTCTTAAATAGCTCAAGATTAAGAAGGACTGTTCCGATTTAGTAAGTATAATTAAATTAATAAGGAGGGTTTCTTGATGCTATCATTTGAGACATTGTCAGGTAGTAGATTTAAGGAATGGAGGCGTTTTTTTATGTAAGTTGTTTGTGTGATTGAGAAAACTGAATTTATGGAAGGAGATTATTATCGTGGAAAAACCTAGTCATATTGGGCGTTTTTTTGCTTATTTTGTGGATGCAGTTATTGTTAGTTTAATTGGCCTGATTCCAATTTTAGGTGGTATAGCGGGTTTTCTATATTTTCTTCTACGGGATGGTTTAGCCGGGGGAAGCAGTCTCGGAAAGAAACTTTTAAGCTTGAGGGTAATTAGTTGTAAAAGCGGTCAATCGTCTACATATATTGATTCCATTAAACGTAATTTAGTATTTGCTCTGCCGTCGCTTTTGCTTGTAGTGCCTTTTTTGGGCCATATGGCTTATCTGTTAGTGGCGTCCGTTGTAGGTATAATTGAAGTTGTTGCTGTATTGATCAATTCTGACGGAAGAAGGGTCGGGGATAAATTAGCAAACACGAGGGTTGTTAATATGACCAATATAGCTAATTCAGTTTAGTTGATCAGGTTTGGCTTAAGAACCATATTCAAGAAAAGGGGAGATGTTTTAGTGGAGTTAAGACGTATAGTGAGTATATTAATAATATTTGCGCTTTGTTTTATTAATATCTCCTGTGGTAAAAAAGTGAATAACAAGACACCTGAAGATGCTGCAAGAACATTTATGCAAGCGATGACAAGAGGAGATTCCAAGTTAATGGAACTGATTAACAAGTCCCCCTTTTTTGCTTATCCACCCAGCCATGCCCTGGCTACAGCAAGTGAACGTGAGTTGTCGAAGTATAAACTGGAAGACTTTCAATTTAAAAAAATAAACGAGGATACAGTACAAGTGACAAGTGGAAAAGCCGGTATAGACTGGGAATTAAAAATGACAATGGTAGACGGAAAGTGGTTTTTTTATAATATAGAGTAAGGAGAAAAATATTTAGCAATTAAATAGCGCGAGGTGTATATTATTCCTTGTGATTTTTAAAAAATAGTTTTTAAGTGGGACGAAAGTCCTGCTTTTGTTTTTCAGGAGGTGGTTCAGATATCGGGTAGACAAGTGAATATTTACATCTTTAAAAAAAATTCACGAAAGGAGTTGACCAGTAAATTATGTTTACAAGACTTAAAAACAGAATAAGGAACTTCCCCAGGCCGTTGCTGATTGTAATAGGTGTATTCCTGGTCATGGGGGCGGTCGCGGCGTTTGCAGAGAAGAAATTGACAGAAAACCAAAAAACATGGTCGAAGAGTACATATAACACCCCCGCCGAATACGACTACGACGGCCTCCCCCGTAAATACGCCTACATGACCTGGGCCAAATTCGGCTACAAGATCAAGCTCGGCGGCGGAGCCGAAGCGGTGCGCACCATCGACACCATGTACGTGCCGTCATTCGACCACAAGTTCGACAACCCCGCGGACTACTACGACACCGGCCAAGCCGCCGTACCTGCGGACGAAGTTTCCAAA is a genomic window containing:
- a CDS encoding transposase, giving the protein MEKTYFSNRIYKNTLTTKQVYSIASALINFNRAKHRAYRLLLTSHNYGVEHSPSVHLQIKERFSFDDYWANSAVREAKAQVSSQKELQKIHIAGKKEQVGVKKDKTKELSKKIKRFEELLASITKNKFKTWRGSDIAKRESGVVSVDFKKKSLVFYNTYDFEHRYLRPEIKRLKNRVKLIEYSVIRSEKELEKLQKGFLKGCVFGAKALFKKQFTVEKTRNDHEAWLEEWWKARYSSLRVSGRLDAKYGNFVFKYNFAAKMLTFDAPDGTHVAVPVVFKYGQKEVDAALIFQSERKKPIAWAIEDRGEYYLFKVTVQAPENPYVNYFKGDGVIGLDMNYDHIALVEIDRFGNLINWTIIPYNLDGLTKGQAVKVLEQVAVDIMEIARIKRKPVVIEDLDTTDSKFRLKYGNKRRNRKITLFAYRILTNAIIARANKEGAAVFKVNPAYTSVAGKLKYMVQRGIPIHVAAALVVARRGMGFKERVPPVLSAALPEKIRRRHHWAHWSYFQKQVKGVSVHLLYQLGKELKGGAPFKEALERLKSPPCAGRVCLPNVTSHGRLFASSLS
- a CDS encoding type II toxin-antitoxin system Phd/YefM family antitoxin codes for the protein MNMINVTDIRIRIHNVLSDLAKNGEPIIIVQRSKPVAYIVSPEYFMKMQKPEEDTLSKSRARSMEKIRQLREKIARRTGVQEDSTQLIRELREGVGRYE
- a CDS encoding copper amine oxidase N-terminal domain-containing protein; the encoded protein is MRKLRNLLILLTLIMALFVITAPAIAGSCYAGNQYARSKAPYTVPSVDAKFIVGEASYTANGKTNEMDAKTFIENGRTYVPIRYIAYALGVPESGVVWDEPTKTVQLIRGYNVLKFRVGSKESNFYQAYWGYCPNDNPWYLTYQTEFGGDETYIKKCYKIMDVAPVNRGGRVYLPARYVAEGFGVDVGWDNATRTVTLWQPLRKSSPFPPPAGLKTLGFRMGDGNAYVNCTVKTHVAPSGFTKIDAIEGGTPLALSAAPFMTDEIYLPAVDTLKTLGVPDENLSWDGRTLKMFMYPDYWFEIDAGGNLLKLNGYTMEYCDQIKDELTGDLVKASDLYMINGAVMLDSYDLDDFRAILDGGRTVHDGGMEYLRDKKSGIVFFKKVEA
- a CDS encoding PIN domain-containing protein produces the protein MNSYVCLDTSVLVKILAPEEDSDKALALLDKVTENHQIIALPAFAWVEVGTVLRKKRRRDILAVQETDNLWQEYQKFPGIEYHDSGAIMERAWKISRYFDLPTLYDAAFMAVAEVTTERTGDVCEFWTADEKLVNLLGGRREYVKLLREFK